A window of the Gossypium arboreum isolate Shixiya-1 chromosome 2, ASM2569848v2, whole genome shotgun sequence genome harbors these coding sequences:
- the LOC108467136 gene encoding ankyrin repeat-containing protein At5g02620, which yields MEKQQSFKQQPPQGLLEKQQSFKQSEKQQSFRGVMTEKQPPPQRLLEKQQSFKHSEKQQSFRGVSSEKQPSGRGMIEKQKSFRGFIEKQKSFRVVMERQLSFIGAGERRKNRESPGKRGDSPLHLAARTGNLSRVREILHNFNVPEAKELLAKQNLEGETPLYVAAENGQPLVVAEMLKHMDLETASITARNGYDPFHVAAKQGHVEVLKELLGTFPNSVMTTDLSCTTALHTAAAQGHIDVVNLLLETDSDLAKIARNNGKTVLHSAARMGHLEVVKSLLSKDPSTGFRVDKKGQTALHMAVKGQNEEIVLELLKPDPSVLGLEDCKGNTALHIAVMKGRTQIVRCLLSVESININSTNKAGESPLDIAEKIGNPELVSILKEAGAINSKDHGKPPNAGKQLKQTVSDIKHDVQSQLQQTRQTGFRVQKIAKRLKKLHISGLNNAINSATVVAVLIATVAFAAIFTVPGQYVEDNTKGLSLGQAHIANKAPFIVFFVFDSLALFISLAVVVVQTSVVVIEQKAKKQLVFVINKLMWLACLFISVAFISLTYVVVGKESRWLAVCATVIGSTIMLTTIGSMCYFVILHRMEESKLRSIRKAESRSRSFSMSVASDSEILNNEYKRMYAL from the exons ATGGAAAAACAGCAGAGTTTTAAACAACAACCTCCTCAAGGACTCCTGGAGAAGCAACAAAGTTTTAAACAATCTGAAAAACAGCAGAGTTTTCGCGGTGTTATGACAGAAAAACAACCACCTCCTCAACGGCTCCTGGAGAAGCAACAAAGTTTTAAACACTCTGAAAAGCAACAGAGTTTCCGTGGTGTTTCAAGTGAGAAACAGCCCAGTGGTCGCGGAATGATAGAAAAACAGAAGAGTTTTAGGGGCTTTATAGAGAAGCAGAAGAGCTTTCGTGTAGTAATGGAGAGGCAGCTGAGCTTTATTGGTGCAGGTGAACGCAGGAAGAATAGGGAGTCTCCAGGAAAAAGAGGTGATTCACCTCTTCATTTGGCAGCAAGAACAGGGAATTTGTCTAGAGTTAGGGAGATTCTTCATAACTTTAATGTTCCTGAGGCCAAGGAACTTTTGGCCAAGCAAAACCTAGAAGGTGAAACTCCCCTTTATGTTGCAGCAGAGAATGGTCAACCTCTGGTTGTTGCAGAGATGTTGAAACATATGGATCTTGAGACTGCATCTATCACTGCACGGAATGGCTATGATCCGTTCCATGTTGCTGCAAAGCAGGGTCATGTTG AAGTGCTAAAGGAGCTTTTGGGTACCTTCCCCAACTCGGTCATGACTACAGATTTATCATGTACAACTGCCCTACACACAGCTGCTGCTCAAGGGCATATTGATGTGGTCAATCTTCTTTTAGAAACAGACTCAGACCTTGCTAAGATTGCAAGGAACAATGGTAAAACCGTCCTCCATTCTGCAGCAAGAATGGGGCACTTGGAAGTAGTGAAATCTTTGCTCAGCAAGGATCCAAGTACAGGTTTTAGGGTAGACAAAAAGGGTCAAACTGCACTACATATGGCTGTGAAAGGTCAAAATGAGGAGATAGTGCTGGAATTGTTGAAACCTGACCCTTCTGTTTTGGGCTTGGAAGACTGTAAAGGAAACACTGCATTGCATATTGCAGTAATGAAGGGCCGTACTCAG ATTGTACGTTGCTTGCTATCGGTTGAGAGCATAAACATCAACTCAACAAACAAGGCTGGAGAAAGCCCACTTGACATTGCCGAAAAAATTGGAAACCCAGAACTTGTCTCGATCTTAAAGGAAGCAGGAGCAATCAATTCTAAGGACCATGGAAAGCCCCCAAATGCAGGAAAACAGCTAAAGCAGACTGTAAGTGACATAAAACATGATGTCCAGTCCCAGCTTCAACAAACTCGACAAACTGGTTTCAGAGTGCAAAAAATTGCAAAGAGACTAAAGAAACTACACATTAGTGGCCTAAACAATGCTATAAACTCTGCCACTGTTGTTGCTGTTCTCATTGCTACTGTTGCTTTTGCTGCCATCTTCACTGTCCCTGGACAGTATGTTGAGGATAACACGAAGGGGCTCTCGCTTGGGCAAGCACATATAGCTAACAAGGCACCGTTTATTGTGTTCTTTGTCTTTGATAGCCTTGCTTTGTTCATCTCTTTGGCAGTGGTGGTTGTTCAGACATCGGTGGTTGTGATTGAACAAAAGGCAAAGAAGCAGCTTGTCTTTGTAATTAACAAGCTCATGTGGTTGGCATGCCTTTTCATTTCAGTTGCATTTATTTCGCTGACTTACGTGGTGGTGGGAAAAGAGTCTAGATGGCTTGCTGTGTGTGCAACTGTAATTGGCAGCACAATCATGCTTACTACAATTGGCTCGATGTGCTATTTTGTCATTTTACATAGAATGGAGGAGTCAAAGTTAAGGAGCATAAGGAAAGCTGAGAGTCGTTCCCGGTCTTTCTCTATGTCTGTGGCTTCGGATTCTGAGATCCTGAATAATGAATATAAAAGGATGTATGCGCTTTAA